One part of the Rutidosis leptorrhynchoides isolate AG116_Rl617_1_P2 chromosome 1, CSIRO_AGI_Rlap_v1, whole genome shotgun sequence genome encodes these proteins:
- the LOC139874474 gene encoding uncharacterized protein, producing the protein MSKLFGGKDPFDDPFFTDPFGSHFGPRKEITIEELDNDGQGSVPNTEVAVKNTPAHKTHDSKSFNYRRVAYGGINGVYYSSSIGQMTGNDGVVYLEIKEEDKMVGEGLHTISRGIHEKGHTLTKKRTPDGKEDSLQILHNLNEDELNGFEENWKVSADKNIPGWSDGFGSLENAGLDAFGQLGWNDMGAWDKWTLPWIGPWGTDGQIVPAGEPSNGSGTEKVKKVTPVDIM; encoded by the exons ATGTCCAAGTTATTTGGAGGAAAAGATCCATTTGATGACCCGTTCTTCACTGACCCATTTGGTAGCCATTTTGGGCCAAGAAAGGAGATAACCATTGAAGAATTAGACAACGACGGCCAGGGTTCAGTTCCAAATACAGAAGTAGCAGTCAAAAACACACCAGCTCACAAAACTCATG ATTCCAAAAGTTTCAACTATCGAAGAGTGGCATATGGTGGCATCAATGGAGTGTACTACAGTTCCTCTATCGGCCAAATGACTGGTAACGACGGG GTCGTTTATTTAGAAATTAAAGAAGAAGATAAGATGGTTGGTGAAGGATTGCATACAATCTCTAGAGGAATACATGAGAAG GGCCATACATTGACAAAGAAACGCACCCCTGATGGCAAAGAGGATTCGTTGCAAATTTTACATAACCTTAATGAAG ATGAATTAAATGGGTTTGAAGAGAATTGGAAAGTGAGTGCAGACAAGAATATACCAGGTTGGAGTGATGGGTTCGGTTCACTTGAAAATGCAG GGCTTGATGCTTTTGGTCAGTTAGGATGGAACGATATGGGAGCTTGGGATAAGTGGACATTGCCTTGGATTGGTCCATGGGGAACTGATGGACAAATAGTGCCAGCTGGCGAACCCTCTAACGGTTCAGGGACTGAAAAGGTCAAAAAGGTAACCCCGGTAGATATCATGTAG
- the LOC139874480 gene encoding small ribosomal subunit protein uS15-like, with translation MGRMHSKGKGISASAKPYKRSAPSWLKFSSQDVEDNICKFAKKGLSPSQIGVLLRDSHGIAQVNSVTGSKILRILKGHGLAPEIPEDLYYLIKKAVAVRKHLERNRKDKDSKFRLILVESRIHRLARYYKKTKKLPPVWKYESTTASTLVA, from the exons ATGGGTCGTATGCACAGCAAAGG TAAAGGTATTTCGGCATCAGCTAAGCCGTACAAGAGGAGTGCACCAAGCTGGTTGAAGTTTTCATCACAGGAt GTCGAGGACAACATTTGCAAGTTTGCAAAGAAGGGTCTTTCACCATCTCAAATTGGTGTTCTTCTTCGTGACTCTCATGGTATTGCCCAGGTCAACAGTGTAACTGGAAGCAAGATTCTACGTATCTTGAAGGGACATG GTCTTGCTCCTGAAATTCCTGAGGATTTATATTACCTAATTAAAAAGGCGGTTGCTGTACGAAAGCATTTGGAGAGGAACAGAAAGGATAAGGATTCAAAATTCAGGTTGATTCTTGTTGAGAGCAGGATTCATCGTCTTGCTCGATACTACAAGAAGACCAAGAAGCTGCCACCTGTCTGGAAATA CGAGTCAACTACTGCCAGCACTCTGGTGGCATAG